One Methanococcus voltae genomic region harbors:
- a CDS encoding nucleotidyltransferase family protein, giving the protein MDMDFNLKNFENYEKDRNNIIDDANYAKNLKKESNLNLKSDSKLNEIIEELKAFKNEKNDAICKGNGYKNDSIVVDFTEYNPLHNGHKYCMDFAKKFGIFICVVPGPLERSGRGVPYLLNREIRAKMAIKAGADLVVEGPPMGIMGSGQYVQCLIRMFYKLGGEVIPRGYIEEQTMNKVISCIIDGHHIKIKPYKISCIETGEVLGEKLEIDNYVIASMSYTIHKLRNVLNNYEPKFKFLERIEGISGTKIREGIYDGNFDILKTMVPDTTIEIIENLFKNYDMDEIILKRYEDRILDTVNNDKYDIRNIIPEKMANTIYSRSEHYESIEELKKALPYGFTKNNNDRILTKLEARINSEDISNYIDFYPRNVKILENSLDYV; this is encoded by the coding sequence ATGGATATGGACTTTAATTTGAAAAATTTTGAAAATTATGAGAAAGATAGAAATAATATCATTGATGATGCTAATTATGCCAAAAATTTAAAAAAGGAATCAAATCTAAACTTAAAATCAGACTCCAAACTAAACGAAATTATTGAAGAACTTAAAGCTTTTAAAAATGAAAAAAACGATGCAATATGTAAGGGTAATGGATATAAAAACGACTCCATTGTTGTTGATTTTACAGAATACAACCCATTGCATAATGGACATAAATACTGCATGGATTTTGCAAAGAAATTTGGAATATTTATCTGTGTCGTTCCAGGACCTCTTGAAAGAAGTGGTAGAGGAGTTCCCTATTTATTAAATCGTGAAATACGTGCTAAAATGGCAATTAAAGCAGGTGCTGATTTAGTTGTGGAAGGTCCACCCATGGGAATTATGGGCTCAGGTCAATACGTACAATGTTTAATTAGAATGTTTTATAAATTAGGGGGCGAAGTGATACCTCGAGGATATATAGAAGAACAAACGATGAATAAAGTAATATCCTGCATTATAGATGGGCACCACATAAAAATAAAGCCTTATAAAATATCTTGCATAGAAACAGGCGAAGTTTTAGGGGAAAAATTAGAAATAGACAATTATGTAATAGCTTCTATGTCATATACGATTCATAAACTTAGAAATGTGCTTAATAACTATGAGCCAAAATTTAAATTCTTAGAAAGAATTGAAGGTATTAGTGGTACAAAAATACGTGAAGGAATATATGATGGAAATTTTGATATTTTAAAAACCATGGTGCCTGATACCACAATTGAGATTATTGAAAACTTATTTAAAAATTATGATATGGACGAAATAATTTTAAAAAGATACGAAGATAGGATTTTAGACACCGTTAACAATGATAAATACGATATTCGAAACATAATCCCTGAAAAAATGGCTAATACAATATATTCTCGTTCTGAACATTACGAAAGTATTGAAGAACTTAAAAAAGCATTACCTTATGGGTTTACGAAAAATAATAACGATAGAATACTTACAAAATTAGAGGCAAGGATAAATAGTGAAGATATTTCAAATTATATTGATTTTTATCCTAGAAATGTAAAAATTCTTGAAAACTCATTAGATTATGTATGA
- a CDS encoding DUF356 domain-containing protein, which produces MVLLLIRGDSYEKIKNALADVHRHAKLTIVGKPRIMVPEAADEILEYIVGNIKKPCKKACLVKIEENAPRSIDRIRKIHPPAHIVILSERHEPYSFLIDDFPKMPMLKGYYKSKAILDSEDEENNEKSEKNTKSKQKNKGNKK; this is translated from the coding sequence ATGGTATTGTTACTTATAAGGGGAGACAGCTACGAAAAAATAAAAAACGCCTTAGCAGATGTACATAGGCACGCGAAACTAACGATTGTTGGAAAGCCAAGAATCATGGTACCAGAAGCTGCTGATGAAATTTTAGAATACATCGTTGGAAATATTAAAAAACCTTGTAAAAAAGCTTGTCTTGTGAAAATTGAAGAGAATGCCCCACGTTCAATCGATAGGATTAGGAAAATACACCCTCCTGCGCATATTGTAATACTTAGCGAAAGACACGAACCTTATTCTTTCTTAATTGACGATTTTCCTAAGATGCCCATGTTAAAAGGATATTATAAAAGTAAAGCCATACTTGATAGCGAAGATGAAGAAAACAATGAAAAATCTGAAAAAAATACAAAATCTAAACAAAAAAATAAAGGTAACAAAAAATAA
- the ileS gene encoding isoleucine--tRNA ligase: MKSVGELDFVEMDKSVKEFWEKNNIYKKVKALNATAHNPDYYFVDGPPYCSGAIHLGTAWNKTIKDTVLRFKRMEGFNVSDMAGWDMHGLPIEVKVENEFKLSSKKDIETKIGTQVFIDKCKEFALMHKANMEKQFKNLGVWLDWENAYMPIKKEYMEMGWWTLKKAHEKDLLEKDLRVGYWCPRCETSLAEHEVRGEYKDVVDPSAYVKFQLQEAENEYIVIWTTTPWTLPSNLLVAVGNDFDYAKVEVVRTENETAETSKQIWIVAEALVESVMKKAISTAEYQGKTLEYNVVETFKGSELVGKKYVHPFMEENERQKEFAELENAHMIVEGDHVTTEGGTGLVHTAPGFGEDDFAVGTKYGLPAYAPLDDNGKYTESIWKGLFIKDMDDKIVDLLSEKDLLVNYGKSKHSYPHCWRCKTPLLFRSTEQWFLSISKIKDSIIEHGKTVGWTPNWVETRYVNGVTFVGDWNISRQRYWGIPLPIWVCEECGKYEVIGSIAELEEKSIEPVKLDDIHKPSVDPVKIKCSCGGVMSRVPDVLDVWYDSGLAPYASIGSKELKKADFITEGHDQVTKWFYSQHALSELVFGDIPYKKCLMHGFTLDEKGEKMSKSLGNIVSPDDVIAKYGADILRFYLLSANKAWEDLRFAYSELEEVRSMLNTLWNSYSFSVNYMTLDDFVPNMDYLENCRVEDRWILSKVNSLVKTSMEALEQPFLHTYTWAIRDFVLNDLSRWYIKLIRDRTWQEKDSKDKLAVYQTLYYVLLKLVTVMAPVVPHISEKIYQNLKFEELGMPESISMLTIEYDESMINEELENDISLVREIVDGLLRGRDKIKYTLRYPIYKITLPEEIKNSVEKYDYIIREQGNVKEIEFKEFEGNIIVKPNFKELGKVFRSDVPKVVKFINSIDGKELKDALKNGSYMGEFEIKPEYVEFRVEIPENIIGIEFSKGNFYIHNEIKPELIKEGLAREVIRRIQSMRKDLDLEVNEKISVLYSGIEFSEELLSRIAKEVRGNFVGDSDIDSNDSSVYNQEWTIKTPNEETYDLKISVKRSSQ; the protein is encoded by the coding sequence ATGAAATCAGTAGGTGAACTAGATTTTGTTGAAATGGATAAGTCCGTTAAAGAATTTTGGGAAAAAAACAACATATATAAAAAAGTTAAAGCTTTAAATGCAACAGCTCATAACCCTGATTATTATTTTGTTGATGGTCCCCCATACTGTTCCGGTGCTATACACTTAGGTACTGCTTGGAATAAAACTATAAAAGATACTGTTTTAAGATTTAAAAGAATGGAAGGTTTTAACGTTTCAGATATGGCAGGCTGGGATATGCACGGTTTACCTATCGAAGTTAAAGTTGAAAACGAGTTTAAACTTTCATCAAAGAAAGATATTGAAACAAAAATCGGAACACAAGTATTTATTGATAAATGTAAAGAATTCGCACTTATGCACAAAGCAAACATGGAAAAACAATTTAAAAACTTGGGTGTTTGGTTAGATTGGGAAAATGCGTACATGCCAATCAAAAAGGAATATATGGAAATGGGTTGGTGGACACTTAAAAAAGCTCATGAAAAAGATCTTTTGGAAAAAGACCTTAGAGTCGGATACTGGTGCCCAAGATGTGAGACTTCACTTGCTGAGCACGAAGTTAGGGGAGAATATAAAGACGTTGTTGACCCTTCAGCTTATGTGAAATTCCAATTACAAGAAGCAGAAAACGAATACATAGTTATTTGGACAACTACGCCGTGGACTTTACCTTCAAACTTGCTCGTTGCTGTTGGAAACGATTTCGATTATGCAAAAGTAGAAGTTGTAAGAACAGAAAATGAGACTGCTGAAACAAGTAAACAAATTTGGATTGTTGCTGAAGCTTTAGTTGAAAGTGTAATGAAAAAAGCTATTAGTACAGCAGAATACCAAGGTAAAACACTTGAATACAACGTAGTAGAAACCTTTAAAGGTAGTGAATTAGTTGGCAAAAAGTACGTTCATCCATTTATGGAAGAAAACGAAAGACAGAAAGAATTCGCTGAACTTGAAAATGCTCACATGATTGTAGAGGGCGACCACGTGACAACTGAAGGTGGTACTGGTTTAGTACACACCGCTCCAGGATTTGGGGAAGATGATTTTGCAGTAGGTACAAAATACGGATTACCTGCTTACGCTCCATTAGACGACAATGGAAAATACACAGAATCCATTTGGAAAGGTTTATTCATTAAAGATATGGATGATAAAATAGTTGACTTGTTATCTGAAAAAGATTTATTAGTAAACTATGGTAAATCAAAACACTCATATCCGCACTGCTGGAGATGTAAAACACCTTTATTATTTAGGTCAACTGAACAATGGTTCTTATCAATCTCTAAAATTAAAGATAGCATCATAGAACACGGTAAAACTGTTGGATGGACACCTAATTGGGTTGAAACTAGATATGTAAACGGTGTTACCTTTGTAGGGGACTGGAACATTTCAAGACAAAGATACTGGGGTATTCCTTTGCCTATTTGGGTATGTGAAGAATGTGGTAAATACGAAGTTATTGGAAGTATTGCCGAACTTGAAGAAAAGTCAATCGAACCGGTAAAACTCGATGATATTCATAAACCATCCGTAGACCCAGTTAAAATTAAATGTTCTTGCGGTGGCGTTATGAGCAGAGTACCTGATGTTTTAGACGTTTGGTATGATAGCGGTCTTGCACCATATGCAAGTATTGGTTCAAAAGAGCTTAAAAAAGCTGATTTCATTACAGAAGGACACGACCAAGTTACAAAATGGTTCTATTCACAACATGCACTTAGCGAACTTGTATTTGGAGATATTCCTTACAAAAAATGTTTAATGCACGGTTTTACCTTGGATGAAAAAGGAGAAAAGATGAGTAAAAGTCTTGGTAACATTGTTAGCCCTGATGATGTTATTGCGAAATACGGTGCAGATATCCTTAGATTCTACCTATTAAGTGCAAATAAAGCATGGGAAGATTTAAGATTTGCTTACTCGGAACTTGAAGAAGTTAGAAGTATGTTAAACACCCTCTGGAACTCATATTCATTCTCTGTAAACTACATGACACTTGACGATTTCGTTCCAAATATGGATTACCTTGAAAACTGTAGAGTTGAAGACAGATGGATATTAAGTAAAGTAAATTCACTCGTTAAAACGTCTATGGAAGCTCTTGAACAACCATTCTTACACACATACACATGGGCAATCAGAGACTTTGTATTGAATGATTTAAGCAGATGGTATATCAAATTGATTAGAGATAGAACCTGGCAGGAAAAAGATAGTAAGGACAAATTAGCAGTTTACCAAACTTTGTACTACGTATTATTAAAGTTAGTAACTGTTATGGCTCCGGTTGTACCACATATCTCTGAAAAGATTTATCAAAACCTTAAATTTGAAGAATTAGGTATGCCTGAAAGCATTTCAATGTTAACCATTGAATACGACGAGTCAATGATTAATGAAGAACTTGAAAACGATATTTCATTGGTTAGGGAAATTGTAGATGGTTTATTAAGAGGTAGGGATAAAATTAAATACACCCTTAGATACCCAATTTACAAAATAACATTACCTGAAGAAATTAAAAATTCAGTTGAAAAATATGATTATATTATCAGAGAACAAGGTAACGTTAAAGAAATTGAATTTAAAGAATTTGAAGGAAATATAATTGTAAAACCTAACTTCAAAGAACTTGGAAAAGTTTTCAGAAGTGACGTTCCAAAAGTAGTTAAATTCATAAATTCAATTGACGGAAAAGAATTAAAAGATGCTCTTAAAAACGGTTCATATATGGGCGAATTTGAAATTAAACCTGAATATGTTGAATTTAGAGTTGAAATTCCTGAAAATATTATAGGTATTGAATTCTCAAAAGGAAACTTCTACATTCACAATGAAATTAAACCTGAATTAATTAAAGAAGGTTTAGCAAGAGAAGTAATTAGAAGAATTCAATCTATGAGAAAAGATCTTGATTTAGAAGTAAATGAAAAAATAAGTGTATTATACTCAGGAATTGAATTTAGTGAAGAATTATTGTCTAGAATTGCCAAAGAAGTTAGAGGAAACTTTGTAGGTGATTCCGACATTGATAGTAATGATTCATCAGTATATAATCAAGAATGGACCATTAAAACACCTAACGAAGAAACCTATGACTTAAAAATAAGTGTTAAAAGGAGTTCCCAATAA
- a CDS encoding RNA methyltransferase has protein sequence MKTIVILVNPKYSGNLGAIARNMMNFDTYDLRIVQNRDDEKPETVLNDEAFIRAVHAKEILENAKFYKTLEEASSDIDYLVATTGAVSGGDKNIKRIPMTPRKLAEKSISLKGNIGIVFGREDDGLRNEDVELCDLLVSIPTCSNYPIMNLSHAVAVILYELYNIRIDESIPYDTNVKEASKEDKDILLNIFNDFVDKSLIQDHKKPICKTIFKRVISRAFISGREANSLMCVFKDKIIGSNKK, from the coding sequence ATGAAAACTATAGTTATACTTGTAAATCCAAAATATAGTGGAAATTTAGGAGCTATTGCAAGAAATATGATGAATTTTGATACATACGACTTAAGAATAGTTCAAAATAGAGATGATGAAAAACCGGAAACCGTTTTGAATGACGAAGCTTTCATACGTGCTGTTCATGCTAAGGAAATACTAGAAAACGCCAAATTTTATAAAACACTTGAAGAAGCGTCTTCAGATATTGATTATCTTGTAGCTACCACTGGTGCAGTCTCAGGGGGCGATAAAAACATTAAAAGGATACCAATGACGCCTCGAAAATTAGCGGAAAAAAGTATTAGCCTTAAAGGTAACATAGGTATTGTTTTTGGAAGAGAAGATGATGGACTTAGAAATGAAGATGTTGAACTCTGCGATTTATTAGTTTCAATCCCTACATGTTCTAATTATCCAATAATGAATTTATCGCATGCGGTAGCTGTTATTTTATATGAATTATATAATATAAGGATTGATGAGAGCATACCGTATGATACCAATGTTAAAGAAGCATCAAAAGAAGATAAAGACATATTACTTAACATATTTAATGATTTCGTAGACAAATCATTGATACAAGACCATAAAAAGCCAATTTGTAAAACCATATTTAAAAGAGTAATTTCTAGAGCTTTTATAAGTGGTAGGGAAGCTAATTCACTTATGTGTGTATTTAAAGATAAAATAATTGGTTCAAATAAAAAATAA
- a CDS encoding DUF378 domain-containing protein: MDMEVESKMRNMANHKTWLDKLAIFLVIIGGLNWGLVGALNIDLVQIISLGNSLVARTIYILVGLSALYMIYYAYKTSQ; this comes from the coding sequence ATGGATATGGAAGTGGAATCAAAAATGCGAAATATGGCAAATCATAAAACATGGTTGGATAAACTTGCTATCTTTTTAGTAATAATTGGGGGTTTAAACTGGGGGTTAGTGGGAGCACTAAACATAGACCTCGTACAAATTATTTCATTAGGTAATTCGTTAGTAGCAAGAACTATTTACATCCTTGTTGGTTTATCTGCCCTTTATATGATATATTACGCATATAAAACAAGCCAATAA
- a CDS encoding dihydroorotate dehydrogenase, which yields MLNLNLFGIDFKNPVFLAAGVMGETGSAMRRIAKNGAGAVCTKSIGLEKKPGHNNPTMVEVDGGFLNAMGLPNPGIDQYIDEIEYIKKKMKELDVKVIGSIYGKNEKEFEKVAETITEHVDLIELNISCPHAGGGYGSSIGQDCNLSHKVVSTVKNIAKVPVIAKLTPNVTDIKEIATSVEDAGADGITAINTLGPGMVIDIESKKPILGNIYGGMSGKAVKPIAIKNVYDIYSAVEIPVIGVGGITTGSDAIEFMMAGASAVQVGTGVYYRGYEIFNKINDEISEYLLKKELKMSDVVGCVHN from the coding sequence ATTTTAAATTTAAATTTATTTGGAATTGATTTCAAAAACCCCGTATTTCTAGCAGCAGGCGTTATGGGAGAAACTGGTTCTGCTATGCGTAGAATTGCTAAAAATGGAGCCGGTGCAGTATGTACAAAGTCCATAGGTCTTGAAAAAAAGCCCGGACATAATAATCCAACTATGGTTGAAGTAGATGGTGGATTCTTAAATGCTATGGGATTACCCAACCCTGGAATTGACCAATATATTGATGAAATAGAATATATTAAAAAAAAAATGAAAGAATTGGATGTAAAAGTTATAGGTTCGATATACGGCAAAAATGAAAAAGAATTTGAAAAAGTTGCTGAAACAATAACTGAACATGTGGATTTAATTGAATTAAACATATCTTGCCCTCATGCAGGTGGTGGTTATGGGTCATCAATTGGTCAAGATTGTAATTTAAGCCATAAAGTGGTTTCTACAGTGAAAAATATAGCAAAAGTACCTGTTATAGCTAAATTAACCCCTAATGTAACAGATATTAAAGAAATTGCCACCAGTGTTGAAGATGCGGGTGCTGATGGTATTACAGCTATTAACACACTTGGTCCTGGCATGGTTATTGACATAGAATCCAAAAAACCAATATTGGGAAATATTTACGGCGGAATGTCTGGAAAAGCTGTTAAACCTATTGCAATCAAGAATGTATATGACATATACTCAGCTGTTGAAATTCCTGTAATTGGTGTTGGAGGTATTACGACAGGTTCTGACGCAATTGAATTTATGATGGCAGGCGCTTCAGCCGTTCAAGTTGGTACAGGCGTTTATTATAGGGGCTACGAAATATTCAACAAAATAAATGATGAAATCAGCGAATACTTACTTAAAAAAGAATTAAAAATGAGTGACGTTGTTGGATGCGTCCATAACTAA
- a CDS encoding PHP domain-containing protein: MEDYNSLADLHTHSKYSGLMRYMGLKFPDSVEEPEKIVRCAAKRGLSVVAVTDHNTIQGGLKATEFAKKYNVDVVVGSEVMTNDGEILGLYLNEEIPKFLSAEETIDLIHEQGGLAVCPHPYSPICHAVGDKIFDLDLDGVEVYNAYHRDGIVNNIALDKVLKNYHKKSFAFLGNSDAHIARMVGNGHTKFSGETAEDLYASIKSRKTSFHGAPTPLSDIILWSYNIVYASEKALFNSAFRKKEDNILKYQTTRFKKCLGAFCGMAYIGTPLPLLAGVAGNIYLKRKAKAKYKETYGI; the protein is encoded by the coding sequence ATGGAAGATTATAATTCATTAGCGGATTTGCACACACACTCTAAATATTCCGGTTTAATGAGATATATGGGATTAAAATTCCCTGATTCAGTTGAAGAACCAGAAAAGATAGTAAGATGTGCAGCTAAGCGTGGTTTAAGCGTGGTTGCAGTTACTGACCACAATACTATACAGGGCGGATTAAAAGCAACAGAGTTTGCAAAAAAATACAATGTCGACGTGGTTGTAGGTAGCGAAGTAATGACGAATGATGGGGAAATTTTAGGACTATATTTAAATGAGGAAATCCCTAAATTCTTAAGTGCTGAAGAAACAATCGATTTAATACACGAACAGGGTGGTTTAGCAGTATGCCCCCACCCATATAGTCCAATATGCCATGCAGTTGGTGACAAGATATTTGACTTAGATTTAGACGGTGTTGAGGTATACAACGCATACCATAGGGATGGTATTGTTAACAACATTGCATTGGATAAAGTACTTAAGAACTATCATAAAAAGTCTTTTGCATTTTTGGGAAATAGTGACGCACACATTGCAAGAATGGTAGGTAATGGTCATACCAAATTTAGCGGAGAGACTGCAGAAGATTTATATGCTTCTATAAAATCCAGAAAGACGTCATTCCATGGGGCGCCTACTCCATTATCCGATATAATTTTATGGAGCTATAATATTGTTTATGCTTCCGAAAAAGCTTTATTTAATTCAGCATTCCGTAAAAAAGAAGATAATATCTTAAAGTACCAAACTACGCGATTTAAGAAATGTTTGGGTGCATTTTGTGGTATGGCATATATTGGAACGCCATTACCACTTTTAGCAGGGGTAGCTGGTAATATATATCTTAAAAGAAAAGCAAAGGCTAAATATAAAGAAACCTACGGAATTTAA
- a CDS encoding NAD(P)H-hydrate dehydratase: MDLNNTKLDLGNNIINQLKNFEQKFKIIQKKYITTAEMNILDNNCEYYGISKRILMENAGIQAYNEVINHEKQSENTTYAEIYLFCGKGNNGGDGFVLARHLSKSYRVNVVLLNNEDEIKTQESKENFDIIHNIYKFGNINIYTLKKDFEKLFLNISYKLDTIANKDDSKKKILLVDAMLGTGISGNLRHPYDKCMESLNLLKNNVNYNNYVDIISLDTETKGLISDKIITFHNYKDDYKEDKSNNLNLNEKSTNKNKTVLKEIGIPDYINYVIGMGELKSLSKTKEDSHKGNNGRTLIIGGSKDYYGAPIFSAVAASKIVDVVTVATVNPVASALKNYPELMIKEFNGGCFNKHHVEELASISKNYDSIVLGCGIGLNPDTKEFLEKYLNKILSEKEAMPKLIIDADAIKLINPLNTDDLNENLKEKNKELYLKLFTNKNIVFTPHKGEFEYIKPILEELSDVYQSNIVLKGKIDMVFNKNNIKLNMTGNVGMTVGGTGDILAGLIAGFSAKNDPYVSACAGVFINGLAGDYLYKEIGYNYNSRDILKVMPKILHNYLDF, translated from the coding sequence ATGGATTTAAACAATACTAAATTAGATTTAGGTAATAATATAATAAATCAATTGAAAAATTTTGAGCAAAAATTTAAAATAATTCAAAAAAAATACATAACTACTGCTGAAATGAATATATTGGATAATAATTGTGAATATTATGGAATATCTAAACGTATATTAATGGAAAATGCAGGAATACAGGCATATAATGAAGTAATCAATCATGAAAAACAGAGTGAAAATACAACTTATGCCGAAATATATTTGTTTTGCGGTAAGGGAAATAATGGGGGAGATGGCTTTGTACTAGCTCGGCATTTGTCGAAATCATATAGAGTTAATGTCGTGTTACTAAATAATGAAGATGAAATTAAGACGCAAGAAAGTAAAGAAAATTTTGACATAATACATAATATTTATAAATTTGGAAATATTAATATATATACTCTAAAAAAGGATTTTGAAAAATTATTTTTGAATATATCTTATAAATTAGATACAATTGCTAACAAAGATGATTCTAAAAAGAAGATTTTATTAGTAGACGCAATGTTAGGGACTGGAATATCTGGTAATTTAAGACATCCATATGATAAATGTATGGAATCCCTAAATTTGTTAAAAAATAATGTTAATTATAATAATTATGTGGATATAATTAGTTTAGATACTGAAACGAAAGGTTTAATCTCCGATAAGATAATTACATTTCATAATTACAAAGATGATTATAAAGAAGATAAATCCAACAATTTAAATTTAAACGAAAAATCGACCAATAAAAACAAAACTGTATTAAAAGAAATAGGTATTCCTGATTATATTAACTATGTAATAGGTATGGGTGAGTTAAAAAGTCTTTCAAAGACTAAAGAGGATTCCCACAAGGGAAATAATGGTAGAACATTAATAATAGGGGGCTCTAAAGATTATTATGGGGCTCCAATTTTTTCAGCAGTAGCCGCTTCAAAGATTGTGGATGTAGTAACTGTAGCGACCGTTAATCCTGTAGCATCTGCTCTAAAAAATTATCCTGAATTAATGATTAAAGAGTTTAATGGGGGGTGTTTTAACAAACATCATGTCGAAGAATTGGCATCCATCTCTAAAAATTACGATTCTATAGTTTTAGGTTGTGGAATTGGCTTAAATCCCGATACAAAAGAGTTTTTGGAAAAATATTTAAATAAAATTTTAAGTGAAAAGGAGGCTATGCCTAAATTAATAATAGATGCCGATGCCATAAAATTGATTAATCCATTAAATACCGATGATTTAAATGAAAATTTAAAAGAAAAAAATAAAGAATTATATCTAAAATTGTTTACGAATAAAAATATTGTATTTACACCTCATAAGGGAGAGTTTGAGTACATAAAACCAATTTTGGAAGAATTATCGGACGTTTACCAATCAAATATAGTTTTAAAGGGTAAAATAGATATGGTATTTAATAAAAATAACATAAAATTAAACATGACGGGAAATGTGGGAATGACTGTAGGGGGTACTGGAGATATCCTTGCAGGATTAATCGCAGGTTTTTCCGCTAAAAATGACCCTTACGTATCCGCTTGTGCGGGAGTATTTATAAATGGACTCGCAGGTGATTACTTATATAAAGAAATTGGATATAATTATAATTCGAGAGATATTTTAAAAGTAATGCCTAAAATTTTACATAATTATTTGGATTTTTAA